In Camelina sativa cultivar DH55 chromosome 16, Cs, whole genome shotgun sequence, a single window of DNA contains:
- the LOC104752281 gene encoding uncharacterized protein LOC104752281, protein MWYKYPFEEHNERKRLRSADLSFKRMCDAGRWTGVMNVFLVNSTEHPNDIESSEPCEEEIRVERNVASFVDEDEDFDYHNTPPNSDGEEEEEHLVRYKRGSGQLEIEQVFDSLEEFREALVAYALKEGCNIKISRWGKDKSAAVCGTKEPCPWYIYCSYEECVGKCXWFLENLKVNFNLQEGQGFTIISDRQKGLLNAVERELPYVEHRMCARHIYGNLKKIFPHQGDMKKLFWQVAESYTTKEYEANLELVKSYDMRVYEAMMEKNPKNCSLAFFTPTSSCVDVHNNISESFNNAIDPARYMPMVEMLETIRRRTMVRIDMRKTKADKDLSRVPPRIKEMIALEQKRLKFCKVIPGSDGRNEVRESGTSYSVNITMKTCACRRWEMSGVPCRHALRIIAEKKLNHEDYISSWLLNGRQQQIYRDSIRPVNGMCFWDNSGSVILPPPNLVEELENRKGRKPKPKRKKGKNESPKKKKASRERRIMHCRRCSLTGHNAAKCPNMEVEKSMPPKKKKKTKPSADGGGPSQPTQDTFSGTLENLGSSMTFVGLEA, encoded by the exons ATGTGGTATAAGTACCCTTTTGAAGAGcataatgaaagaaagagattgagGTCTGCGGATTTGAGTTTTAAGAGGATGTGTGATGCGGGCAGATGGACTGGAgtgatgaatgtttttttggtgaacTCAACAGAGCATCCTAATGATATCGAGTCATCTGAGCCATGTGAAGAAGAGATCCGGGTTGAAAGAAATGTGGCTTCTTTtgttgatgaggatgaggatttCGATTATCATAACACACCTCCTAACtctgatggtgaagaagaagaggagcatTTGGTTAGATACAAACGAGGTAGTGGTCAGCTAGAGATAGAACAAGTATTTGATAGTCTAGAGGAGTTCAGAGAAGCTTTAGTAGCTTATGCATTAAAAGAGGGTTGTAACATAAAGATAAGTAGATGGGGGAAAGACAAGTCAGCGGCTGTGTGTGGGACTAAAGAGCCTTGTCCATGGTATATCTATTGTTCTTATGAGGAGTGCGTTGGCAAGTGCNTATGGTTCCTAGAAAATTTGAAGGTTAATTTCAATCTACAAGAGGGTCAAGGGTTTACTATCATATCTGATAGGCAAAAG GGTTTATTGAATGCAGTGGAAAGAGAGTTACCTTATGTTGAACATAGAATGTGTGCTAGACACATCTACGGGAACCTAAAGAAGATATTTCCCCATCAAGGTGACATGAAAAAGCTCTTTTGGCAAGTAGCGGAAAGTTATACCACGAAAGAGTATGAAGCAAATTTGGAATTGGTAAAGAGCTATGATATGCGTGTTTATGAAGCCATGATGGAGAAGAACCCAAAGAATTGCAGCCTTGCTTTTTTCACGCCAACATCCTCCTGCGTAGATGTTCATAACAACATCTCTGAATCTTTCAACAATGCAATAGATCCTGCAAGGTATATGCCAATGGTAGAGATGTTGGAGACGATAAGGAGAAGAACCATGGTGCGTATTGATATGAGGAAGACAAAAGCTGACAAGGATCTAAGCAGAGTACCTCCTAGAATAAAAGAAATGATAGCGTTGGAGCAGAAAAGGCTTAAGTTCTGCAAGGTTATCCCTGGATCAGACGGTAGAAATGAAGTCCGTGAGTCAGGTACATCTTACTCTGTGAACATTACAATGAAGACATGTGCCTGCAGGAGATGGGAAATGAGTGGAGTTCCATGTAGGCATGCATTACGCATCATCGCAGAAAAGAAGCTAAATCATGAAGATTACATCTCTAGTTGGCTTCTCAATGGAAGGCAACAACAAATTTATAGGGACTCAATTCGGCCAGTAAATGGTATGTGTTTCTGGGATAACTCCGGTTCTGTGATATTGCCACCTCCAAATCTGGTTGAAGAACttgaaaacagaaaaggaagaaagccaaagccaaaaaggaagaaagggaagaatgagtctccaaaaaagaaaaaggctaGTAGAGAGAGGAGAATCATGCATTGTCGTCGTTGCAGTTTAACTGGACACAATGCAGCTAAATGTCCAAATATGGAAGTGGAGAAGTCTATGCcacctaagaagaagaagaagactaaaccATCGGCAGATGGAGGAGGACCAAGTCAACCAACACAAGACACATTTTCAG GAACTTTGGAGAACTTAGGATCAAGCATGACATTTGTGGGTTTGGAAGCTTGA
- the LOC104752280 gene encoding uroporphyrinogen-III synthase, chloroplastic isoform X2, whose translation MALLLPHSSLLSLQPPLSSSSHLLHSPKKGVLASPSLIRNSSSSSVTSSSISNSVPQVVVTRERGKNKQIIKALEKHGISSLELPLIQHAQGPDFHRLASVLSDKSFDWIIITSPEAGSVFLEAWKAASYPKVQIGVVGAGTARVFEEARQSTEGLLHVAFTPSKATGKVLASELPEKVGKRSSVLYPASLKAGNDIEEGLSNRGFEVTRLNTYTTVPVHNVDTVLLKEALSAPVLSVASPSAIRKTSFI comes from the exons ATGGCGTTGCTCCTTCCTCACTcgtctctcttatctcttcaaCCACCATTATCGTCTTCTTCGCACCTCCTCCACTCTCCTAAAAAAGGAGTTCTCGCTTCTCCTTCCCTAATTCgaaattcatcttcttcctccgttACTTCGTCTAGTATCTCCAATTCGGTCCCGCAGGTGGTCGTAACCCGAGAACGAGgcaagaacaaacaaatcatcaaagcCTTG GAGAAACATGGGATATCATCTTTAGAGCTTCCCTTGATTCAACATGCGCAAGGACCTGATTTTCATCGGCTTGCTTCTGTATTAAGTg ATAAGAGCTTTGATTGGATCATTATAACATCCCCAGAAGCAGGTTCTGTCTTTCTTGAGGCATGGAA GGCAGCTAGCTACCCAAAAGTGCAAATAGGTGTAGTAGGAGCTGGAACAGCCAGGGTATTTGAAGAGGCAAGACAGTCGACAGAAGGATTGCTTCATGTCGCCTTTACGCCATCAAAAG CAACTGGTAAAGTCTTGGCTTCGGAGCTCCCAGAGAAAGTTGGCAAAAGGTCCTCTGTCTTATACCCGGCTTCGCTAAAAGCAGGCAATGATATTG AGGAAGGGTTGTCCAATCGTGGGTTTGAAGTTACCAGGCTGAATACATACACAACA GTTCCAGTACATAATGTTGATACGGTACTCCTGAAAGAGGCACTGTCTGCTCCTGTTCTTTCTGTAGCTTCACCTTCAGCAATTCG CAAAACGTCTTTCATATAA
- the LOC104752284 gene encoding uncharacterized protein LOC104752284 isoform X2 codes for MAGVSAIETEKYSLLEDFKVDVEVDDEEYKSFSLCFWVYLVNSTTFPSTIIRQVHSDIIVSAPFLVLDENKKMILLPLTLLHKEAPDPVDTCSWKQVPSVSTKSEFPLDKWVHVGCEVSRNYMRLVIDGKIEGEHFLTSLLTKNSNRKISLFGVGGDGYSVQGFIKCAQVLPACDHVDHHYMKDPPLLLSVNKSSSPGIKLDDDGVWKASCGEVFSLDIVLSNAIGQPVHKDVEVVASLLYADTRLEAKMSDAEAPLLIRDEGVEFSSDGRPIKLLDGRSSFKLKISQLSSTNENRLFWIKFGIRNAKDYPFLQAVSNPIRCISISPDVRPLPKRLGKESDSGREESFSYQHCNSYPQTSRQFEDGNGHEEYNSPTDSENVEMRLTISDSTIFRYCLGNLKDKALLLKEITNNSSDEEVLKFANQVSLYSGCSHHSYQINMARELIAQGTSAWISMSRNNQHVHWDNVVYEIEEHFMRISKCSSRSLTNKDVELLRRISGCYYEYMTQENFENIWCWLFPVAYTISRGLISEMWCSSSPKWVQGFITKEEAEHSLQGQEPGTFILRFPVSRSWPHPDAGSLVVTYVGHDFALHHKQLNICQSSGRYMDAKLLQDMLLAEPELSQLGRIIRSH; via the exons ATGGCGGGTGTTTCAGCAATCGAAACGGAAAAATACTCTTTGTTGGAGGATTTTAAGGTCGATGTCGAAGTAGATGATGAAGAATACAAAAGTTTCTCcctttgtttttgggtttatcTTGTTAATTCCACCACATTCCCATCTACCATCATTAGACAG GTTCACTCAGACATTATTGTAAGTGCACCTTTCCTTGTCCTAGAtgaaaacaagaagatgataCTTTTGCCATTGACTCTCCTTCACAAGGAAGCTCCTGATCCTGTTGACACTTGTTCCTGGAAACAAGTTCCTAGCGTATCTACAAAATCCGAGTTTCCTCTCGATAAATGGGTTCATGTGGGATGTGAG gTTTCTAGAAATTACATGAGGCTTGTTATTGATGGAAAGATTGAAGGAGAGCATTTCTTAACTTCTTTGCTGACGAAGAACAGCAACCGAAAGATATCACTATTTGGTGTTGGCGGAGATGGTTATAGTGTTCAAGGTTTCATCAAATGTGCACAAGTATTGCCTGCTTGTGATCATGTGGATCATCACTATATGAAG GATCCACCTCTATTGTTATCTGTCAATAAATCCTCCTCACCGGGGATTAAACTAGATGATGATGGTGTTTGGAAG GCATCTTGCGGGGAGGTTTTTTCCTTGGATATTGTTTTATCCAATGCCATTGGCCAGCCTGTGCACAAGGATGTGGAG GTTGTTGCATCACTACTGTATGCCGATACCCGTCTGGAGGCCAAGATGAGTGATGCTGAGGCTCCTCTTTTGATAAGGGACGAAGGAGTTGAATTCTCGTCTGATGGTAGACCGATCAAATTATTGGATGGACGCTCATCCTTTAAGCTCAAGATCTCTCAg CTTTCCTCCACGAATGAGAACAGATTATTCTGGATTAAATTTGGAATACGAAATGCCAAAGATTATCCTTTCCTTCAAGCTGTTTCCAATCCAATCCGCTGCATTTCGATCAGTCCTGATGTCCGGCCGCTTCCGAAAAG GTTGGGCAAAGAAAGTGACTCTGGGAGAGAGGAATCATTTTCATATCAGCATTGCAACTCTTATCCCCAAACCTCAAGACAG TTTGAGGatggaaatggtcatgaagaATATAACTCACCAACTGATTCAGAAAACGTGGAAATGAGACTTACAATCTCTGATTCCACCATCTTTAGATACTGCCTTGGAAACTTAAAAGATAAAGCTCTACTTCTAAAGGAAATCACAAACAACTCATCAGACGAAGAAGTTTTGAAATTTGCAAATCAGGTTTCTCTCTACTCTGGATGTTCCCACCATAG CTATCAAATCAACATGGCAAGAGAGCTAATAGCCCAAGGAACAAGTGCATGGATATCGATGTCACGGAACAATCAACATGTTCATTGGGATAATGTGGTCTATGAGATTGAAGAACATTTCATGAGGATTTCAAAATGCAGCAGTAGATCTCTCACCAACAAGGATGTTGAGCTTCTAAGGAGAATATCAGGATGCTACTACGAGTACATGACTCAGGAGAATTTTGAGAACATTTGGTGTTGGCTGTTCCCTGTTGCTTACACCATATCCCGTGGCTTGATAAGCGAAATGTGGTGTTCTTCGTCGCCTAAATGGGTCCAAGGATTCATCACTAAGGAAGAAGCAGAACATTCGCTTCAAGGCCAAGAACCAGGAACCTTCATACTCCGGTTCCCTGTTTCAAGAAGTTGGCCTCATCCTGATGCCGGTAGTTTGGTTGTCACTTACGTCGGTCATGATTTCGCTCTTCATCATAAGCAACTCAACATCTGCCA AAGTAGTGGAAGATACATGGATGCAAAACTGCTGCAAGATATGTTGTTGGCTGAACCTGAGCTCTCTCAGTTAggaag GATCATAAGAAGCCATTGA
- the LOC104752284 gene encoding uncharacterized protein LOC104752284 isoform X1: MAGVSAIETEKYSLLEDFKVDVEVDDEEYKSFSLCFWVYLVNSTTFPSTIIRQVHSDIIVSAPFLVLDENKKMILLPLTLLHKEAPDPVDTCSWKQVPSVSTKSEFPLDKWVHVGCEVSRNYMRLVIDGKIEGEHFLTSLLTKNSNRKISLFGVGGDGYSVQGFIKCAQVLPACDHVDHHYMKDPPLLLSVNKSSSPGIKLDDDGVWKASCGEVFSLDIVLSNAIGQPVHKDVEVVASLLYADTRLEAKMSDAEAPLLIRDEGVEFSSDGRPIKLLDGRSSFKLKISQLSSTNENRLFWIKFGIRNAKDYPFLQAVSNPIRCISISPDVRPLPKRLANIDHPSSTESPDLLQNNTYSFKRIRLGKESDSGREESFSYQHCNSYPQTSRQFEDGNGHEEYNSPTDSENVEMRLTISDSTIFRYCLGNLKDKALLLKEITNNSSDEEVLKFANQVSLYSGCSHHSYQINMARELIAQGTSAWISMSRNNQHVHWDNVVYEIEEHFMRISKCSSRSLTNKDVELLRRISGCYYEYMTQENFENIWCWLFPVAYTISRGLISEMWCSSSPKWVQGFITKEEAEHSLQGQEPGTFILRFPVSRSWPHPDAGSLVVTYVGHDFALHHKQLNICQSSGRYMDAKLLQDMLLAEPELSQLGRIIRSH, encoded by the exons ATGGCGGGTGTTTCAGCAATCGAAACGGAAAAATACTCTTTGTTGGAGGATTTTAAGGTCGATGTCGAAGTAGATGATGAAGAATACAAAAGTTTCTCcctttgtttttgggtttatcTTGTTAATTCCACCACATTCCCATCTACCATCATTAGACAG GTTCACTCAGACATTATTGTAAGTGCACCTTTCCTTGTCCTAGAtgaaaacaagaagatgataCTTTTGCCATTGACTCTCCTTCACAAGGAAGCTCCTGATCCTGTTGACACTTGTTCCTGGAAACAAGTTCCTAGCGTATCTACAAAATCCGAGTTTCCTCTCGATAAATGGGTTCATGTGGGATGTGAG gTTTCTAGAAATTACATGAGGCTTGTTATTGATGGAAAGATTGAAGGAGAGCATTTCTTAACTTCTTTGCTGACGAAGAACAGCAACCGAAAGATATCACTATTTGGTGTTGGCGGAGATGGTTATAGTGTTCAAGGTTTCATCAAATGTGCACAAGTATTGCCTGCTTGTGATCATGTGGATCATCACTATATGAAG GATCCACCTCTATTGTTATCTGTCAATAAATCCTCCTCACCGGGGATTAAACTAGATGATGATGGTGTTTGGAAG GCATCTTGCGGGGAGGTTTTTTCCTTGGATATTGTTTTATCCAATGCCATTGGCCAGCCTGTGCACAAGGATGTGGAG GTTGTTGCATCACTACTGTATGCCGATACCCGTCTGGAGGCCAAGATGAGTGATGCTGAGGCTCCTCTTTTGATAAGGGACGAAGGAGTTGAATTCTCGTCTGATGGTAGACCGATCAAATTATTGGATGGACGCTCATCCTTTAAGCTCAAGATCTCTCAg CTTTCCTCCACGAATGAGAACAGATTATTCTGGATTAAATTTGGAATACGAAATGCCAAAGATTATCCTTTCCTTCAAGCTGTTTCCAATCCAATCCGCTGCATTTCGATCAGTCCTGATGTCCGGCCGCTTCCGAAAAGGTTGGCCAATATTGACCATCCATCAAGTACCGAATCACCAGACCTTCTACAGAACAACACTTACTCATTTAAACGAATCAGGTTGGGCAAAGAAAGTGACTCTGGGAGAGAGGAATCATTTTCATATCAGCATTGCAACTCTTATCCCCAAACCTCAAGACAG TTTGAGGatggaaatggtcatgaagaATATAACTCACCAACTGATTCAGAAAACGTGGAAATGAGACTTACAATCTCTGATTCCACCATCTTTAGATACTGCCTTGGAAACTTAAAAGATAAAGCTCTACTTCTAAAGGAAATCACAAACAACTCATCAGACGAAGAAGTTTTGAAATTTGCAAATCAGGTTTCTCTCTACTCTGGATGTTCCCACCATAG CTATCAAATCAACATGGCAAGAGAGCTAATAGCCCAAGGAACAAGTGCATGGATATCGATGTCACGGAACAATCAACATGTTCATTGGGATAATGTGGTCTATGAGATTGAAGAACATTTCATGAGGATTTCAAAATGCAGCAGTAGATCTCTCACCAACAAGGATGTTGAGCTTCTAAGGAGAATATCAGGATGCTACTACGAGTACATGACTCAGGAGAATTTTGAGAACATTTGGTGTTGGCTGTTCCCTGTTGCTTACACCATATCCCGTGGCTTGATAAGCGAAATGTGGTGTTCTTCGTCGCCTAAATGGGTCCAAGGATTCATCACTAAGGAAGAAGCAGAACATTCGCTTCAAGGCCAAGAACCAGGAACCTTCATACTCCGGTTCCCTGTTTCAAGAAGTTGGCCTCATCCTGATGCCGGTAGTTTGGTTGTCACTTACGTCGGTCATGATTTCGCTCTTCATCATAAGCAACTCAACATCTGCCA AAGTAGTGGAAGATACATGGATGCAAAACTGCTGCAAGATATGTTGTTGGCTGAACCTGAGCTCTCTCAGTTAggaag GATCATAAGAAGCCATTGA
- the LOC104752280 gene encoding uroporphyrinogen-III synthase, chloroplastic isoform X1, producing MALLLPHSSLLSLQPPLSSSSHLLHSPKKGVLASPSLIRNSSSSSVTSSSISNSVPQVVVTRERGKNKQIIKALEKHGISSLELPLIQHAQGPDFHRLASVLSDKSFDWIIITSPEAGSVFLEAWKAASYPKVQIGVVGAGTARVFEEARQSTEGLLHVAFTPSKATGKVLASELPEKVGKRSSVLYPASLKAGNDIEEGLSNRGFEVTRLNTYTTVPVHNVDTVLLKEALSAPVLSVASPSAIRAWLNLIQNDEQWSNHVACIGETTASAARRLGLKNVYYPEAPGLEGWVESIMEALVAHKK from the exons ATGGCGTTGCTCCTTCCTCACTcgtctctcttatctcttcaaCCACCATTATCGTCTTCTTCGCACCTCCTCCACTCTCCTAAAAAAGGAGTTCTCGCTTCTCCTTCCCTAATTCgaaattcatcttcttcctccgttACTTCGTCTAGTATCTCCAATTCGGTCCCGCAGGTGGTCGTAACCCGAGAACGAGgcaagaacaaacaaatcatcaaagcCTTG GAGAAACATGGGATATCATCTTTAGAGCTTCCCTTGATTCAACATGCGCAAGGACCTGATTTTCATCGGCTTGCTTCTGTATTAAGTg ATAAGAGCTTTGATTGGATCATTATAACATCCCCAGAAGCAGGTTCTGTCTTTCTTGAGGCATGGAA GGCAGCTAGCTACCCAAAAGTGCAAATAGGTGTAGTAGGAGCTGGAACAGCCAGGGTATTTGAAGAGGCAAGACAGTCGACAGAAGGATTGCTTCATGTCGCCTTTACGCCATCAAAAG CAACTGGTAAAGTCTTGGCTTCGGAGCTCCCAGAGAAAGTTGGCAAAAGGTCCTCTGTCTTATACCCGGCTTCGCTAAAAGCAGGCAATGATATTG AGGAAGGGTTGTCCAATCGTGGGTTTGAAGTTACCAGGCTGAATACATACACAACA GTTCCAGTACATAATGTTGATACGGTACTCCTGAAAGAGGCACTGTCTGCTCCTGTTCTTTCTGTAGCTTCACCTTCAGCAATTCG GGCCTGGCTGAATCTGATTCAAAATGATGAGCAATGGAGTAATCACGTTGCCTGTATTGGAGAGACAACTGCTTCAGCTGCAAGACGACTAGGATTGAAAAACGTGTACTACCCAGAGGCACCGGGACTTGAAGG GTGGGTCGAGAGCATCATGGAAGCTCTAGTTGctcacaaaaaataa
- the LOC109129585 gene encoding uncharacterized protein At1g43920, Chloroplastic-like, whose amino-acid sequence MDNQRRGFSKRCQCGEPVVLKTSTTAKNPGRLFHGCPFGRDGNWYHTFKWTDTSMVEEIEDMIEKVENIDGAAMTLQKGVNACESQIDTLAIETRVHLGVVEKEVKEMKMQLRSLKNIVGFVMVMVLFFMCMY is encoded by the exons ATGGATAATCAAAGAAGAGGTTTCTCCAAGAGATGTCAATGTGGAGAACCTGTTGTTTTGAAGACATCGACAACTGCTAAAAATCCTGGAAGATTGTTTCATGGGTGTCCGTTTGGAAGGGATGGG AATTGGTATCATACATTTAAATGGACCGATACGTCTATGGTCGAAGAGATCGAGGACATGATTGAGAAAGTGGAGAACATTGATGGAGCTGCAATGACATTACAGAAGGGCGTCAATGCTTGTGAATCTCAGATTGATACTCTCGCCATAGAGACTCGTGTGCATTTGGGTGTGGTTGAGAAGGAGGTCAAAGAGATGAAAATGCAactaagaagcttgaagaacATTGTTGGCTTTgttatggttatggttttgtttttcatgtgtATGTATTGA